A window from Enterocloster bolteae encodes these proteins:
- a CDS encoding immunity 17 family protein encodes MNSEQTTAFLQEHWHIASVLIGAVILIGAIRNWNWLCDPTGTRDAHRHSRGYRRVVFFLLGVLLIVVSIWGFVLKLK; translated from the coding sequence ATGAACAGCGAACAGACCACAGCATTTTTGCAAGAGCATTGGCACATTGCATCGGTGCTCATCGGAGCCGTGATTTTAATTGGAGCGATCCGCAACTGGAACTGGCTCTGCGACCCCACTGGTACGCGAGATGCCCATCGACACAGCAGAGGATACCGGCGTGTGGTTTTCTTTCTGTTGGGTGTCCTCCTGATTGTGGTGAGTATCTGGGGATTTGTGCTGAAATTGAAATAG
- a CDS encoding DUF1273 domain-containing protein, which produces MNQYACAITGHRPTRFCFGYNEEDPLCQKLKECLLEQFRILHDEKFVRTFFVGGALGVDMWAGEQLLTLRAQTGYEDIKIIVVIPFIGYDSKWPDQSRHRLKKLIQNANDSIVISHSADVSSYKKRNYYMVDHAEYIIGVFDNQKKLRSGTAQTVNYALRNGKAITLIHPDTMEITTPTT; this is translated from the coding sequence ATGAATCAGTATGCCTGTGCCATTACCGGCCACAGACCAACAAGATTTTGCTTTGGATATAATGAGGAAGATCCTCTATGCCAAAAGCTGAAAGAATGTCTCCTGGAGCAGTTTCGCATACTCCATGACGAGAAATTTGTCCGTACTTTTTTTGTCGGCGGTGCTCTTGGTGTGGATATGTGGGCTGGAGAACAGCTGCTAACATTGAGAGCACAAACAGGATACGAGGATATTAAAATTATCGTTGTAATTCCCTTCATCGGCTATGACTCTAAATGGCCGGATCAGAGTAGGCATAGATTGAAAAAGCTGATCCAAAACGCAAACGATTCGATTGTTATTTCACATTCTGCGGATGTTTCCAGTTATAAAAAAAGAAATTATTATATGGTCGATCATGCAGAGTACATCATCGGTGTGTTTGATAATCAGAAAAAGCTGCGCTCAGGCACAGCACAGACAGTCAATTATGCCTTACGAAACGGAAAAGCAATCACTCTGATCCATCCAGATACTATGGAAATAACAACCCCTACGACTTAA
- a CDS encoding helix-turn-helix domain-containing protein has translation MDEEFIRNRITELRLKKGVSEYQMSMELGQNRSYIQAISSGRSMPSMKQFLNICEYFEITPLQFFDAQENNPQLIKKALDGMRKMSDDDLIMLIGFINRLNTEN, from the coding sequence ATGGACGAAGAATTTATCCGCAATCGAATCACAGAATTACGATTGAAAAAAGGCGTTTCAGAATATCAGATGAGCATGGAGTTAGGGCAGAACAGAAGCTATATTCAGGCAATTTCTTCCGGGCGTTCTATGCCGTCTATGAAGCAGTTTCTCAACATCTGTGAGTATTTTGAAATCACGCCGCTTCAATTTTTTGATGCACAGGAGAATAACCCTCAGCTTATCAAGAAGGCTTTGGACGGAATGAGAAAGATGTCAGATGACGATCTGATTATGCTGATTGGTTTTATAAATCGCTTAAACACAGAAAACTAA